The nucleotide sequence gttataaatgaactggagacagtgtccaagatggacgttgtttctaacgttataaatgaactggagacagtgtccaagataAATGTTATaaactggagacagtgtccaagagacgttgtttctaacgttataaatgaactggagacagtgtccaagatgggacgttgtttctaacgttataaatgaactggagacagtgtccaagatggacAGTTGTTTCCAACGTTATAAATGAACtcgagacagtgtccaagatggaTAACCGTTGTTTCCaacgttataaatgaactggagacagtgtccaagatggacgacgttgtttctaacgttataaatgaactggagacagtgtccaagatggacgACCGTTGTTTCAAGATGGAACcgttgtttctaacgttataaatgaactggagacagtgtccaagatggacgaccgttgtttctaacgttataaatgaactggagacagtgtccaagatggacTAACGTTATAAATGAAGTGTCCAAGTCcgttataaatgaactggagacagtgtccaagatggacgaccgttgtttccaacgttataaatgaactggagacagtgtccaagatggacgacgttgtttctaacgttataaatgaactggagacagtgtccaagatggacgttgtttctaacgttataaatgaactggagacagtgtccaagatggacgaccgttgtttctaacgttataaatgaactggagacagtgtccaagatggacgacgttgtttctaacgttataaatgaactggagacagtgtccaagatggaccgttgtttctaacgttataaatgaactggagacagtgtccaagatggacgaccgttgtttctaacgttataaatgaactggagacagtgtccaagatgggacgttgtttctaacgttataaatgaactggagacagtgtccagtgtttctaacgttataaatgaactggagacagtgtccaagatggaccgttgtttctaacgttataaatgaactggagacagtgtccaagatggacgaccgttgtttctaacgttataaatgaactggagacagtgtccaagatgttgtttctaacgttataaatgaactggagacagtgtccaagatggacgttgtttctaacgttataaatgaactggagacagtgtccaagatggacgaccgttgtttctaacgttataaatgaaTGAACAAGATGGACGACCGTTGTTTCCAACGTTATAAatggagacagtgtccaagatggacgacgttgtttctaacgttataaatgaactggagacagtgtccaagatgggaccgttgtttctaacgttataaatgaactggagacagtgtccaagaacgttgtttctaacgttataaatgaactggagacagtgtccaagatggacgttgtttctaacgttataaatgaactggagacagtgtccaagatggaACCGTTGTTTCTAatataaatgaactggagacagtgtccaagatggacgaccgttgtttctaacgttataaatgaactggagacagtgtccaagatggacgttgtttctaacgttataaatgaactggagacagtgtccaagatggacgttgtttctaacgttataaatgaactggagacagtgtccaagatggacgaccgttgtttctaacgttataaatgaactggagacagtgtAACAGtgtttctaacgttataaatgaaTGGACAGTGTCCAAgttgtttctaacgttataaatgaactggagacagtgtccaagatggacgttgtttctaacgttataaatgaactggagacagtgtccaagatggacgttgtttctaacgttataaatgaactggagacagtgtccaagatggacgaccgttgtttctaacgttataaatgaactggagacagtgtccaagatggacgACCGTTGTTTCTAACGTAGTCCACTCAGGTTCGCATTCGCCATTTTGTGGATTCTGCCATCTTTCTAGATCCGGTTTAACTGGGACGACTACACCTGCGTACTAGCACAGTGCACACTGGATAGACTGCAGTACCGTGCGCATGTGACCGGGAACTCTGCCTGAGCACATGGACAGTTCAAGGTCATGAACAGTCAAAATCAGGTTTTTCATGAAATTGGATGATATTTGAAGGAAACCAGATCAAGGTATGATGACCAAAGTATGaaaaatgactgttgcttcttgatcataaagttactggtcccctcccccatgtcaaacacttggaCTCGTTATTAAGGGGACAAGGTGACATAACTTAATTTTAATGTGTGCTAACATAATATTCTCTTCTCTTTAAATAAGTACTGCATTGTCACAAACATCGGAGAAGTCGTGTTTGCAGAGGGGTGTAGTTTATatagctggtcatggctcacatcaacaccatcatctcaGAAACCCGAGACCCacaccaatttgcataccgccccaacaaatccatggcttgggggtaaaagctgttaggaagccttttggacctagacttggtactccggtaccgcttgccgtgcgttagcagagagaacagtctatgactagggtggctgaagtctgacaatttttagggccttcctctgacaccgcctggtatagaggtcctggatggcaggaagcttggccccgagcagttgccataccaggctaaTGCAACCATGCTCTTGATGGTAAGCTGTAGaacctttgaggatctgaggacaatTGCAAAATATGTTCACTGAggtggaataggctttgtcgtgccctcttcacaactgtcttagtgtgtttggactatGATATCTATGCATACTCACTTtaactctatctacatgtacatattacctcaacggtctacacctgttgtttttggcgcatgtgacaaataaaattgattAACGCCCGACCTTTTTAAAggtatatgtgaccaacagatgcatatctgcattACCAGTCATGTAAAACCAAAGATTGGACAAAGATTTATATCAAATGGGCTAATTCCTATATGAACTGTATCTCAGTAACATCTTAGAAATTGTTTCATGTcgagtttatattttttgttcagcgTAGCCATCAGAAGATCTACATACGAACTTATCCTACATAGTTGTCTCTCCGGTGTGATCCGCAGCAGTCTCCGTAGCCGATCATTCTCCTCCTGGTACTCCGCTACCGTTTCTTTAACTGCCCCGAAAATCTCCACAGCTGCCGCCGTTAAACgctcatttaaaaaaacatgaaaCGACTGTAGTTTAGACATGTTTCAGTCGATAAATTGGGTATTCCGCTAGTATTACTTCGTCCACGAGGAAGAAATGTTGTCACAGAGCTTCTTCTTCGGTGGAGTTTATCGGTTGTCATCCAACGTTATGGTGCATTTACCACCCATCTACTGTGCTGGAGTGTGGGCCAGAAACAGGGACCATCTAAATCCTACCTGCCAGCCCCGTTGCTATTAAAAAGATTAAATATTTGAGACAATATCTAATGACGTTCTACCCAGTATACTCTTTCAACTAATTTCCTgcatccccttctccctcatactagatctcatcctctctttccctaCAATAATGTCCACACTAGGCTACCCGGGCGGCAggtggttagaatgttgggccagtaaccaaaagggtGCTTGATCGAAACCCcgcgctgacaaggtaaaaatatgtcgttctgcccctgaacaaggcagttaacccactgttcatagactgtcattgtacataagaatttgttcttaactgacttgcctagttaaatcaaataaaatacatgctccactgtctctgtttcctgcAATACTCACATATTCCTGTTGGATGCCTATCACATGTAGGTCTTATTCAACTGGCGGTGTGCCGCTCTTAATCTTGTAAATATAGATTTCTCTCTTCTGTCGCTTCCTGCCGTTCTCCCCTCCCCGACTTTCCTCTGAAATAAAATGCCTGCcattaggatctctattcccctgctcctgccataggatctctattcccctgctcctgccattaGGATCTCTACTGCCTttaggatctctattcccctgctcctgccattaggatctcaattcccctgctcctgccattaattcccctgctcctgccattaGTATCTCTATAAACTTcattaggatctctattcccTGCTCTGCCATTAGTATCTCTATTCCCTGCTCCTGCcattaggatctctattcccctgctcctgcctttaggatctctattcccctgctcctgccatgagatctctattcccctgctcctgccatgaggatctctattcccctgctcctgccattaggatctctaaaccaggatctctattcccctgctcctgcctttaggatctctattcccctgctcctgccattaggatctctattcccctgctcctgccatgAGGAAtctattcccctgctcctgccattaggatctctattcccctgctcctgccattaggatgtattcccctgctcctgccattaggatctctattccccctgctcctgccattaggatctctattcccctgctcctccattaggatctctattcccctgctcctgccattggactattcccctgctcctgccattaggatctctattcccTGCTCCTACCTttaggatctctattcccctgctcctgccattaggatctctattcccctgctcctgccattagggatctctattcccctgctcctgccattaggatctctactcctgccattaggatctctacattaggatctctattcccctgctcctgccattaggatctctattcccctttgccattaggatctctattcccctgctcctgccattaggatctctattcccctgctcctgcctttagatctctattcccctgctcctgccattaggatctctattcccctgactgccattaggatctctattcccctgctcctgccaaggatctctattcccctgcttgccattaggatctctattcccctgtgccattaggatctctattcccctgctcctgcctttaggatctctattcccctgctcctgcctttagatctctattcccctgctcctgccattaggatctctactgctcctgccattaggatctctattcccctgctcctgccttTAGGATCTatattcccctgctcctgcctttaggatctctattcccctgctcctgccattaatctctattcccctgctcctgccttTAGGATCTCTATTCCCTGCTTGTTTGCTCCTGCCTTTAGGTCTGCCATTAGTatctctattcccctgctcctgccattagtatctctattcccctgctcctgcctttaggatctctattcccctgctcctgccattaGTATCTCTATTCCCCAACTGCCTTTAGGATCTCTATTCCCTGCTCCTGCCATTAGTATCTCTATTCCCTGCTCCTGCCATTAGGTTCTCTATTCTGCTCCTGCCTTTgatctctattcccctgctcctgcctttaggatctctattccccctgctcctgccattaggatctctattcccctgctcctgcctttaggatctctattcccctgctcctgccattaggatctctatcccctgctcctgccattattcccctgctcctgccattaGGAAGATTTCCCTGCTCCTGCCATTAGGTtctctattcccctgctcctgccattaATTCACAGGGATAGCAGCACCTTGGACTAAACATCTCCTTCACCCAGGTATTACCCACCTACCCAAAGCTTGTGTTCTGTCTTTGCTCATGTTCCCAGCATGCCTGGAAAACCCCTTTTGCAGGATGAGAACTGACCCAATAATTCATTCCCACTATGTGTTTTACTCCATTATGTTAGATATTATAATCTCAACAACAAGTGAAGACCCCAACTGATTAAAATATATTTACTCTTTACGGAAATTGATCGGAGAGCCTTCAAAATGGTTGCTGCAGGTCGGGTCACAGTTAACCATCCCTGGCtctataaaataaaacaaaacttTGGGAGATTTGTATTACATATTTGAATAATTTAATGTTAGAATGAAACAATGAAGACTTTTAAACCTTTCTTTGCATGTAAAATGAAATGGCTTTTATGGTGTCTGACGGAGTTGACATCAATCCAGTTCGTTGCATTTCAGAAAATATTTAAGAAGGAGATTGTTTTGGTTGATATTAATAAAATATGTTTGTGGAAAAAAGGTAGAGTTTGTCGCGTCAAGAATCCCTGAAACATTGTCATTGGTCTGTAGCGCGTAATAAAACCCCATCTCCATGTGGGCGCTGTGATGTGATAATGGGCTCATTACCCGCTGATAAAAACATAACAGGAATACATCTGAGAGCGGGTTTGTTTTATTTGCGTCCACCATTCTTTCATCGTGGATGTAAACATACAACCTAAATACCCAACTCTCAGTCGACTGAAACATGTCTAAACTACAGTCGTTTCGTGTGTTTTTAAATGAGCGTTTAACGGCGGCAGCTGTGGAGATTTTCAGGGCAGTTGAAGAAACAGTAGCGGAGTACCACGAGGAGAATGATCGGCTACGGAGACTGCTGCGGATCACACCGGAGATACAACTATGTAGGATAGGTTCGTATGTAGATCTTCTGatagctacactgaacaaaaaatataaactcgACATGCAAGAATTTAAAATATTgggcaggtgttgttacatgtggtctgccactgcgaggacgatcagctgtctgtcctgtctctctgtagcactgtcttaggcgtctcacagtatggacattgccaTTTATTTCACTGGCCACATCTgccagggaccctgggcatctttcttttggtgtttttcagagtcaatagaaaggcctctttagtgtcctaagttttcatcaCTGTGACCTAAATTGCCTACCGCCTGTAAGCTGCTAGTGTCTTAATTACCGTTCCACAGgtccatgttcattaattgtttatggttcattgaacaagcatggaaaacagtgtttcaaccctttataatgaagatctgtgaagataATTCCTACaaatatctttgaaagacagggtcctgaaaaagggacatttctttttttgctgagtttattttcatgaactgatgCCATGAGACAGATGGCCAGGGAGAAATGTGGTTGGTTTGTTTAAAGGTCCTGAACTGTCATTATGAAAATGTACTTTTTCTCTCCTGGCTAACAACCAGGAAGTTTGAAAAGACGACAGGCTGTTGGCAGGGAGCTTATATTCATGAGATCGCCTTAACTGACAGCACTTTGAAACTCCTATGTCAAGTAACTTGGATGCAGTGTTGCAGTAAAATCATCACGCTTTTTTTGGTGAAGCACAAAGCAACTCAAACAACATTTAATTTGCATCAATGATATCCTTAATTTTTATACATCTCCTGTTTTGTTGCAGTTCACAGCAGCACTGTCGGATGAGTTGACTTGACGACTACGTCTGAGTTTTGAAAGACACTTTCCCCCTTTAGTTCCATACTGGCATTAGACCTAcatagccagtaactagctaacaccagacacagatgaaacgGTAACATATAAGTATATTTGCCATAGATGAATAGACTAAATGATATTTGCAGTCAAATACAGTCAAATTTTGGCACCAGAAGTGTAGCTCTCTGCTTTGAAAATGTCATGCAAGCCTCGAAGCACCGGTGTCGTGCAACTTGGTCTCAGAACAATTTGTAAGATTTGGTATATAAATCCGTTCCCAacatttagtatgatatattacatTAGGTTAAATTATGAATGTCATAGTCTTCGTACAATATCATTTGAATTAGAGAAGCTATAGTATCATATGTCTTACCTGGTCGGTCAATAGCATACGAATTGGATGACCTAACTTATCATTTAGTATTTGAGGAGCTATAGTATTATACGTctttctctgagaccaggttgcttgTTGCATCATAACCACAGGTGAATTATGCGGAGAATTTACATTGGTGGTTAGGAGAAAATGTACCTACCATTTTGGCACAGGAAAAATAAATCTGACTTATATCAATGTCACATGCTGTTTTCAACTAGAGAAATTGGTTCTTGAGTTCAGTTCTGCTTTAAGAAGATGCATTTTAGAAATAGGTGGGTTTATGTCTGTGGCTGTGCCAACTAGTGATGACTGTCTAACGGCTGTATAGAGaacctctgctcctctcctttcctccagaTTCCCTGcaactctctgtctctgaagaGGTTCTCCCTGAACAGTAGCACAGTGAGCAGTAGTGGAGCCCCAGTCTGGGGCAGGAGAACCCAGAGCTTCCACAGAttaaagaggaacaggaggaactCAGGACCAGTCAGAGGGAAGAGCAGCTTCAAGGGCTGGAGGCTGATTTCAAATTCACTCCTTCCTGTGTGAAAAGTGAATGTGATCAGGAGGACCCACTTCAGTCCTTGACTCTTCCCCAAAACCAGActgtggagaacagagagagagagagtgaccctAAACAAGTGGAACTCACACCTTTTCTTACTGTGACCCACCTTAAGGGTCTCTACATTTCCTGTGACCCTCAAGATAATCAAAACAATGCCTCCAGCCACAACTCAGCTGTAAGCAGAATCCTAGTAGGACTTGAGAGCAATCCACCATTGGATCCCAGCCCTTCTTCGAATCCAAACCCATCCATGGGAGAACACTGTTTTAAACCCAGCTCCACATTTAGAAAATCTCGCCACTGCCGTGACTGTGGTGAAATGTTTGCTCTGAAAGCTGACCTGCAGAGGCATTTGACTCTCTCCAAGAAGAGACTCAGCGAATGCCGCTTCTGCAGAAAACGCTACAACTCCACCTGTAAACTGAAGGCCCATGTCTGCTTCTGTCAAAGTGGAAAACTCTGCACATGCCCTGTTTGTGGCAAGACCTTCAAACGCAAAGGAGATCTGTCCAAGCACATGATGactcacacaggggagaaaccatttagctgtggtGACTGCGGGAAGAGTTTTAGTCAAAAGGGGACCCTAACCTCGCATATACGGACTcatacaggagagaaaccatttcgctgtggtgactgtgggaaaTGTTTCAGTTATAAACGGACCTTATCTTTACATATgctgactcacacaggagagaaatcatgACTGTGGGAAATGTTTCAGTTATAAACGGACCTTATCTTTCCATATgctgactcacacaggagagaaatcatgACTGTGGGAAATGTTTCAGTTATAAACGGACCTTATCTTTACATATgctgactcacacaggagagaaatcatgACTGTGGGAAATGTTTCAGTTATAAACGGACCTTATCTTTCCATATgctgactcacacaggagagaaatcatgACTGTGGGAAATGTTTCAGTTATAAACGGACCTTATCTTTCCATATgctgactcacacaggagagaaatcatgACTGTGGGAAAGCTTTAATCAGAAGGGGAGCCTAGGGACCATAAACTGATTCTGTGACATCTATTTCTCCCTCCAGAGAGATGTAAAGTAACTAGaccagagagtagcagagagCACTGTGGAGAGAAACAGCAGGTTACCAATAGAATAGATCAGAGACCAGAGGAACTTTAATCCAGAAGCATGGAGAGCAGGTCCCTAGGAGAGGTATCATCGTGTCGTCCTCCACCAACCACCGGATGTGAGTCTTTGAGCATGTACTCAGTCTCTCAACACTCTCCGAGGCTTTTAGAGGAAAATACTGCCTTTTCAGGTCATGTCACAAGTCTGACAGTGGCACTGCTAATGAACTCAGTGCTGACACTTCTCCTTTCTCCCCACTAGATGGCTCTGTTGGACATGTTACCCATtacttaacacacacactgtattacaGCTAAACAGGACCAGACATGACTGACCATAAGGGGATGTCATCAAATAGATGTTATGTACTGCGGGGTCAAGGGTGACTGTAAAATGATTCGGTTGTCAACACCAGGAGTGTCAAAGTACAAACATGTATGTTATCCAGATTTATCCCAATGTGAAGGAGTAAACATTAATACAATAGAAAGAGGTGTAGATGAGGTATCTGCTTAAATGTTCTCAGAAAGAGGACTTCTTTCATTCTATACATACAGGCTTCTAGACTAATGCATGTTGAGTAAATAAAACTAAACACATTTGCTCCTCAGTGTCCCTCTGATTAAGAGGTGTCTGCATCACATCCTACTGCAGCAAAAGGAAATCTTAAGGGTTGATGTATAAATATAAATGTTGTTTTAAGTTCTGAATCTAGAAAGACATGCCAAAATGCCCGCCGTCTGGTAATTCGATCATGATTactaagtttagatagctggccgtTAAACTCATTTACCAGTctaaaaatgttagctgacataagataattgagtgactgtcagtggcTGACATATCAAGagagaaactgctgatgcacaactaCATTTCAatattgcaccttgtgtattttaCTACATTACATTAGATATTATAACGCCCAACAATTAGTGGAGACCCCAACtgaatttttttaaatgatttaactGCTTATGGAAATTGATCTGAGGGCCTTCAAAAGGCAGGGTCACCAGTTAACCATCCCTGATATAGTACTATAAAATAAAACGTTTGGAGATTTGTATTACATATTTGAATAATCTAATGTTAGAATGACACAATCAAGGACTTTAAACAGTTGTTGGACAATAAATGTAAAAATGAACTTCCTTTTATGGGGTTAGATGGAGTTGACATAAATCCACTTAGTTGCATTTTcagaaaaaaatctaatttttaaaatgtatatctGGTTCATCAAAATGTATATTTCAAATGTTGTTTATATGAAGAAAAATATTTGTGTGAAAAAGGTGGAGTTTGTCCCGTCTTTCAAGAATCCCTGAGCTACAGCATCTATTCCCAGTATCATTGGTCTGTAACCTGTAGTAAAACCCCATTATACCATGGGGGCGCTGTGATTTGTTTCTGGTCTCGTTTCCCGCTGACAAAAACAGAACAAAACAATACGGAGGTAAAACGGTAGGGAGAGTTTGTTTGGGTTTGTTTGTCCTCGTCCGCGAAAAGATACATGCTAAATACCCAACTTTCAGTCGACTAAAACATGTCTAAACTACAGTCGTTTCGTGTGTTTTTAAATGAGCGTTTAACCGCGGCAGCTGTGGAGATTTTCGGGGCATTTGAAGAAACGGTAGCGGAGTACCAGGAGGAGAATGATCGGCTACGGAGACTGCTGCGGATCACACCGGAGTTAAAACTATGTAGGATAGGTTCGTATGTAGATCTTCTGATGGctacaatgaacaaaaatataaatacatttaacaaTGTCTAAcattttactaagttacagttaatataaggaattaaatcaatttaaataaattcattgtgccctaatctatggatttcacataaacGGGAATGCAGATAtccatctgttggtcacatatcTTAAAAGGTGGGGGGGGTGATCAGAAATCTGATCAGatctggtgtgaccacaattttatttgtcacgttcaccgaatacaacaggcgtagaccttacagtgaaatgcttgcttagaagcccttaaccaacaatgcgttttaagaaaaataaattaAGGTAAAAAATAGTGAAAGAGCTGCTGTAAAATAactgtagcgaggctatatacagggggtaccggtaaagagtcagtgtgggggcacaggttagtcgaggtaattgaggtaatatgtacatgtagatagagttaAAGTGAGTATGCATAGATATCatagtccaaacacactaagacagttgtgaagagggcacgacaaagcctattccaccTCAGGAGAGACTGAACATATTTTGCAattgtcctcagatcctcaaaaggttctacagctgcaccatcaagagcatggttgcattactgcctggtatggcaactgctcggggccaagcttcctgccatccaggacctctataccagacggtgtcagaggaaggccctaaaaattgtcagacttcagccaccccagtcatagactgttctctctgctaacgcacggcaagcggtaccggagtaccaagtctaggtccaaaaggcttcctaacagcttttacccccaagccatggatttgttggggcggtatgcaaattggtggtctagggtttctgagatgatggtgttgatgtgagccatgaccagctatATAAACCACGCCCCTCTGCAAACACGACTTCTCCGATGTTTGTGACAATGGAGTACTTATTTAAAGAGAAGAGAACATTATGTTAGCACACATTAATATTAAGTGATGTCGCCTTGTCCCCTTAATAATGAGCCCAAGTGTTTGACATGGGGAGGGAaccagtaactttatgatcaaacttTATCAATGTAGAAGCAACAGTAATTTTCACACTTTGGTCATCATACTTTAATCTGGTTTCCTTCAAATATCATCCAATTTCATGAAACACATACTTCTGACTGCTCATGACCTTTAACTGCCCACGTGCTCTGGCAGAGTTCCCAGTCACATGCTGTTTTCAATTAGAGAAATTGGTTCTTGAGTTCAGTTCTGCTTTAAGAAGATGCATTTTAGAAATAGGTGGGTTTATgactgtggctgtgccagctagtaaCGACTGTCTAAAGGCTCTATAGAAaacctctgctcctctctcctttcctccagaCTCCCTGCAGCTCTGTGTCTCTGAAGAGGTTCTCCCTGAGCAGCAGCACTGTGAGCAGGAGTGGAGCCCCAGTCTGGGGCAGGAGAACCCAGAGCTTCCACAGAttaaagaggaacaggaggaactcaggaccagtcaggaggaagagcagcttcaaGTGCTGGAGGCTGATATCAAATTCACTCCTTCCTGTGTGAAAAGTGAATGTGATCAGGAGGACCCACTTCAGTCCTTCACTTCTCCCCAAACCCAGACTGTGGAGAACAGAGAGTGTGATCCTAAACAAGTGGTTCTCACACCTTTTGTTACTGTGACCCACTTTAATGGTCTCTACATTCCCTGTGACCCTCCAGATAATCAAAACAATGCCTCCAGCCACAGCTCAGCCGTAAGCAGTGACCCAGTAGGACTTGACAGCAGCCCGCGATTGGATCCCAGCCCATCGATGGCGGAACATTGTTCCAAACCCGGCACGTCTAGAAAAACTCACCACTGCCTTGACTGTGGTGAACAGTTTGCTCTGAAAGCTGACCTGCAGAGGCATATGACTCTCTACAAGAAGAGACTCAGTGAATGCAGGTTCTGCAGAAAACGCTGCACCTCCACCTGTAAACTAAAGGCCCATATCCGCCTCTGTCACAGTGGGAGACCCTGCACCTGCCCTGTTTGTGCCAAGACCTTCAAACTCAAAGGATATCTGTCCAAGCACATGAGGATTCACACAGGAGTGggagagaaaccatttagctgtggagactgtgggaaaagcttcaatTTGAAGGGGAACCTAAAGAACCATATGTTGACTCACACAGGAAATAAATCATTTAGCTGTGGagactgtgggaaaagcttcatTCATAAGTGGA is from Oncorhynchus keta strain PuntledgeMale-10-30-2019 unplaced genomic scaffold, Oket_V2 Un_contig_1585_pilon_pilon, whole genome shotgun sequence and encodes:
- the LOC127919135 gene encoding gastrula zinc finger protein XlCGF57.1-like, which translates into the protein MSKLQSFRVFLNERLTAAAVEIFGAFEETVAEYQEENDRLRRLLRITPELKLCRIDSLQLCVSEEVLPEQQHCEQEWSPSLGQENPELPQIKEEQEELRTSQEEEQLQVLEADIKFTPSCVKSECDQEDPLQSFTSPQTQTVENRECDPKQVVLTPFVTVTHFNGLYIPCDPPDNQNNASSHSSAVSSDPVGLDSSPRLDPSPSMAEHCSKPGTSRKTHHCLDCGEQFALKADLQRHMTLYKKRLSECRFCRKRCTSTCKLKAHIRLCHSGRPCTCPVCAKTFKLKGYLSKHMRIHTGVGEKPFSCGDCGKSFNLKGNLKNHMLTHTGNKSFSCGDCGKSFIHKWNLRSHMLTHTGEKPFSCGDCGKSFNQEGNLRIHKRTHTGGKPFSCDNCGKSFNQKGSLKKHKLTHTGEKPFSCSDCGKSFNQKGNLRNHKLTHTGEKPFSCNDCGKSFTQKSNLLTHVKKIHKGGKQD